Proteins encoded together in one Pseudomonas sp. TCU-HL1 window:
- a CDS encoding PAAR domain-containing protein, with protein MMFGIAHSRVGDRVTCGKDGKTYQIIGGVSYIRSHGRLVAGPLDSISSCPCKARLIPSMFEATYSSESSKPQPQREATAPLTADSINTPSSSPRSVAPDFAKTFAQTLAITDSETGQPLANREFIAVVEAVKRSA; from the coding sequence ATGATGTTCGGAATCGCCCATTCCCGCGTGGGCGATCGGGTGACCTGCGGAAAGGACGGCAAGACTTACCAGATCATCGGCGGAGTTTCGTACATCCGGAGTCACGGAAGGCTCGTGGCTGGCCCCCTGGACAGCATCAGCAGTTGTCCCTGCAAGGCCAGACTGATTCCCTCGATGTTCGAGGCTACCTATTCGAGTGAATCGAGCAAACCTCAGCCCCAGCGCGAGGCGACTGCACCCCTAACGGCTGATTCCATCAATACCCCATCGTCCTCGCCACGGAGCGTCGCACCGGATTTTGCAAAGACGTTTGCCCAAACCTTAGCCATCACCGACAGCGAAACCGGCCAGCCACTGGCCAACCGGGAGTTCATCGCGGTGGTGG